A stretch of DNA from Actinomycetes bacterium:
CGATGAGCACGAACCCGCGTTCCCACGCCTTGCGCCAGGCCCTCGCCGAGCGAGTGGTCGTGGCCGACGGCGCCATGGGCACCATGCTGCAGGCCAAGGCACCCACGCTGGAGGACTTCGAGGGGCACGAGGGCTGCAACGAGGTCCTCAACGTCACCCGGCCGGACATCGTCCGCAGCGTCCACGACGAGTACTTCGAGGTCGGCGTCGACTGCGTCGAGACGAACACGTTCGGGGCGAACCTCGCCAACCTCGGCGAGTACGGCATCAGCGAGCGCATCTTCGAGCTCGCCGAGGCTGGCGCGCGGATCGCACGGGAGGCCGCCGACGCGTGGTCCACGCCGCACCACCCGCGCTGGGTCATCGGGTCCGTCGGGCCGGGCACCAAGCTGCCGACGTTGGGGCACGTGCCGTACGCCGCCCTGCGGGACGCCTACGCCGAGCAGGTGGCCGGGCTCGTCGCCGGCGGCGTCGACGCCGTGCTCGTCGAGACCGCCCAGGACCTGCTCCAGGCAAAGGCGGCCGTCGTGGGGGCCAAGCGCGCCCTGCGCGAGGCGGATGCCGGCGACGTACCCGTCTTCGTCAACGTGACCGTCGAGACGACCGGGACCCTGCTCCTCGGGTCGGAGATCGGCGCGGCGCTGACCGCCCTCGAGCCGCTCGGAGTCGACCTCATCGGGCTGAACTGCGCCACCGGGCCGGCGGAGATGAGCGAGCACCTGCGCCACCTCGCCCGTCACGCCCGGATCGGGCTCGCCTGCATGCCGAACGCCGGGCTGCCGGTCCTGGGCGCGGAGGGCGCCCACTACCCGCTGACGCCCCGCGAGCTGGCCGACGCGCACGACCGGTTCACCCGAGAGTTCGGCCTCTCCCTCGTCGGCGGCTGCTGCGGCACGACCCCGGAGCACCTGCGCCACGTCGTCGACCGGGTGCGCGGCCGGGAGGTCGCGGTACGCCGCCCGCGGCCCGAGCCCGGAGCGGCCTCGCTCTACGTCAGCGTGCCGTTCCGCCAGGACACCGCCTACCTGGCGATCGGGGAGCGGACCAACGCCAACGGTTCGAAGGCCTTCCGCGAGGCGATGCTGGAGGAGCGCTGGGACCGCTGCATCGAGATCGCCCGCGAGCAGACCCGCGAAGGCGCCCACCTGCTGGACCTCTGCGTCGACTACGTCGGCCGCGACGGCGTCGCCGACATGCGCGAGCTGGCGGGACGCCTGGCGACCGCGAGCACGCTGCCGGTCGTCCTCGACTCGACCGAGCCGGCCGTGCTCGAGGCGGGGCTGGAGCTCCTCGGCGGGCGGGCGGTCGTCAACTCGGTGAACTACGAGGACGGCGACGGCCCGGGCAGCCGCATGAGCAAGATCATGCCGCTGGTCAAGGAGCACGGCGCCGCCGTGATCGCGCTCACCATCGACGAGGAGGGCCAGGCCCGGACCGCGGAGTGGAAGGTCCGCGTGGCGAGCCGGCTGATCGACGACCTGACCCAGCGCTGGGGCCTGCGGCCCGAGGACGTCATCGTCGACTGCCTGACCTTCCCCATCGCCACCGGCCAGGAGGAGACCCGCCGCGACGCCGTCGAGACGATCGCGGCGATCGAGGAGGTCAAGCGGCGCTACCCCGAGGTCCAGACCACCCTCGGGCTGTCCAACGTCTCCTTCGGCCTCAACCCCGCCGCCCGCCAGGTGCTGAACTCGGTGTTCCTCGCCGAGGCGGTCAAGGCCGGGCTGGACTCCGCGATCGTGCACCCGTCGAAGATCCTCCCGATCGCGCGGATCCCCGAGGAGCAGTACCAGGTCGCCCTCGACCTCGTGCACGACCGGCGACGCGAGGACTACGACCCGCTGCAGCGCTTCCTCGAGCTCTTCGAGGGCGTGCAGCAGCAGGGAGGCGGGATGTCTCGCGCCGAGGAGCTGGCCGCGCTGCCGCTCTTCGAACGCCTCGAACGTCGCATCGTCGACGGGGAGCGGCCGGGTCTCGAGGCCGACCTCGACGCGGCCCTGGAGCAGCGCTCCGCCCTGGAGATCGTCAACGACACCCTGCTCGCCGGCATGAAGACGGTCGGCGACCTGTTCGGCTCGGGCCAGATGCAGCTGCCCTTCGTGCTACAGAGCGCGGAGGTCATGAAGGCCGCCGTGTCCTACCTCGAACCGCACATGGACCGGGT
This window harbors:
- the metH gene encoding methionine synthase, encoding MSTNPRSHALRQALAERVVVADGAMGTMLQAKAPTLEDFEGHEGCNEVLNVTRPDIVRSVHDEYFEVGVDCVETNTFGANLANLGEYGISERIFELAEAGARIAREAADAWSTPHHPRWVIGSVGPGTKLPTLGHVPYAALRDAYAEQVAGLVAGGVDAVLVETAQDLLQAKAAVVGAKRALREADAGDVPVFVNVTVETTGTLLLGSEIGAALTALEPLGVDLIGLNCATGPAEMSEHLRHLARHARIGLACMPNAGLPVLGAEGAHYPLTPRELADAHDRFTREFGLSLVGGCCGTTPEHLRHVVDRVRGREVAVRRPRPEPGAASLYVSVPFRQDTAYLAIGERTNANGSKAFREAMLEERWDRCIEIAREQTREGAHLLDLCVDYVGRDGVADMRELAGRLATASTLPVVLDSTEPAVLEAGLELLGGRAVVNSVNYEDGDGPGSRMSKIMPLVKEHGAAVIALTIDEEGQARTAEWKVRVASRLIDDLTQRWGLRPEDVIVDCLTFPIATGQEETRRDAVETIAAIEEVKRRYPEVQTTLGLSNVSFGLNPAARQVLNSVFLAEAVKAGLDSAIVHPSKILPIARIPEEQYQVALDLVHDRRREDYDPLQRFLELFEGVQQQGGGMSRAEELAALPLFERLERRIVDGERPGLEADLDAALEQRSALEIVNDTLLAGMKTVGDLFGSGQMQLPFVLQSAEVMKAAVSYLEPHMDRVDGDGKGTIVLATVRGDVHDIGKNLVDIILTNNGFTVVNLGIKQPINAILEAAEEHQADVIGMSGLLVKSTVVMKENLEEINQRGVAARWPVILGGAALTRSYVEQDLAEIYAGEVRYARDAFEGLRLMDALVARARGEAVELPALRQRRVAVRPRATEPEAMPARSDVSVTNPLPTPPFWGDRVVKGIALADLTAFLDERALFLGQWGLKPARGGGISLQELLEAEGQPRLRHWLDHVKTEGLVEPAVVYGYFPCVSEGDDLVVLTDDGGSERCRFTFPRQTRDRHLCLADFFRPREAGELDVVAFQIATVGARISEATAELFAANAYRDYLELHGLSVQLAEALAEYWHARVRAELGFAGEDSDELADLLALGYRGARFSLGYGACPDLEDRAKIVELLRPERIGVALSEEFQLHPEQSTDAIVVHHPEAKYFNV